The Triplophysa dalaica isolate WHDGS20190420 chromosome 5, ASM1584641v1, whole genome shotgun sequence genome window below encodes:
- the nell2b gene encoding protein kinase C-binding protein NELL2, which produces MGLFQLCLAFCTVGVLHGFGVDPALHVDVFQEFDGLRSSAGVSQVEGFHNESRAYLFEGSLRNAKASIKGAERILQKLRGRTEFTVLLTIKQEKFSSGVLLSIHYGEQRFLEIESSGLRNEIRLFFQSSDQRQQKEVFPYSLADGHWHKVSLAFSATQLVLHIDCNRIYERIVELPSMDFPRGTNVWLGQRNDAHGFFRGVMQDVQLVVLPHGYIVQCPDLNRTCPTCNDFHGLVQKIMELQDILAKTSNKLTLAEEKMKYLDGCYCERTCNLNGEIYREDDAWIDGCRNCTCSNGTVECESIFCPPPQCPPDTAPIYMPGACCKECQPVCLFRGRVYVEGDRKSIHDSEGNCLLFECRERSMRRVEILSCPVLNCPESEQITLSDRCCKVCRGHDFCTEDHGRNCIENSDCINLEAGAYCSCKEGYHPLRDDSAYCQDIDECAEGKHYCREYTMCMNTPGTFMCVCHTGYVRIDDYSCTERDECVQEMNTCDENALCFNTVGGHSCSCKPGYVGNGTICKALCEGQCLNGGSCMDPDTCVCQQGFTGKRCETDIDECLDGFVECDSRAICINLPGWYHCECRDGYHDNGMFSANGESCEDIDECESGRHTCANDTVCFNVDGGFDCRCPHGKNCTGDCAHDGKVKHNGQIWVLDDDRCSVCSCRSGLVTCRRMVCDCENPTVDVMCCPECDPRLSSQCLHQNGLLAYSNGETWVENCQQCQCMRGEVDCWPVPCSPVPDCEFTVVPEGECCPRCVIDPCLADTVRNDMTKTCVDEYGITRFSGSAWTKHGTECSMCQCKNGHICCSVDPLCL; this is translated from the exons GCTCATTAAGAAATGCGAAAGCTTCCATTAAGGGAGCCGAAAGAATTCTTCAGAAGTTGAGAGGAAGAACAGAGTTTACTGTACTGCTGACCATCAAACAGGAGAAATTCAGCTCGGGAGTGCTGCTGTCTATCCACTATGGAGAACAGAG GTTTCTGGAGATAGAGAGCAGCGGTCTTCGCAATGAGATCCGTCTCTTCTTCCAAAGTTCAGACCAGCGGCAGCAGAAAGAGGTTTTCCCCTACAGTCTAGCAGATGGACACTGGCACAAAGTCTCTCTGGCATTCAGTGCCACCCAGTTGGTGCTCCATATTGACTGCAACAG AATTTATGAAAGGATTGTGGAGTTGCCATCTATGGACTTTCCCAGAGGAACGAACGTCTGGCTCGGTCAAAGAAACGACGCCCACGGGTTCTTCAGG GGTGTGATGCAGGATGTTCAACTGGTGGTCTTGCCTCACGGATACATCGTCCAGTGTCCAGATCTCAACCGCA CATGTCCCACATGCAATGATTTCCATGGCTTGGTTCAGAAGATTATGGAGCTTCAAGATATTTTGGCTAAAACATCAAACAAG TTGACACTCGCAGAAGAGAAGATGAAGTACCTGGATGGCTGTTACTGTGAAAGGACCTGCAACCTGAATGGAGAGATATACAGGGAGGATGATGCCTGGATAGACGGATGCAGAAACTGTACATGCTCG AATGGCACAGTTGAGTGTGAGAGTATTTTCTGCCCACCACCTCAGTGCCCCCCTGACACAGCTCCAATCTACATGCCTGGAGCATGCTGTAAAGAGTGCCAGC CCGTATGTCTGTTCAGGGGAAGAGTGTACGTGGAGGGCGACCGAAAAAGCATCCACGACTCCGAGGGAAACTGCCTGCTGTTCGAATGCAGG GAAAGAAGCATGCGAAGAGTTGAAATCTTGTCCTGTCCGGTGCTCAACTGTCCCGAGTCAGAGCAGATCACACTTTCAGACCGCTGTTGCAAAGTGTGCAGAG ggCACGATTTTTGCACCGAGGATCACGGCCGCAATTGCATTGAGAACTCTGACTGCATTAATCTGGAAGCTGGAGCTTATTGTAGTTGCAAGGAAGGTTACCATCCGCTCCGAGACGACAGCGCCTACTGCCAAG ATATTGATGAGTGTGCAGAGGGGAAACACTACTGCAGAGAATACACAATGTGCATGAACACGCCCGGCACATTTATGTGCGTGTGTCACACCGGCTACGTTCGAATTGATGATTACTCCTGCACAG AGCGTGACGAGTGTGTGCAAGAAATGAACACCTGTGATGAGAACGCTCTTTGCTTCAATACTGTTGGTGGACACAGTTGCTCCTGTAAACCGGGGTACGTGGGTAATGGCACTATCTGCAAAG CGCTCTGTGAGGGCCAGTGTCTCAATGGCGGCTCTTGCATGGATCCTGATACCTGTGTCTGCCAACAGGGCTTTACTGGAAAAAGATGCGAGACAG ACATCGACGAGTGCTTAGATGGATTCGTGGAATGTGACAGTCGGGCCATTTGCATCAACCTGCCGGGATGGTACCACTGCGAGTGCCGGGATGGTTACCATGACAACGGAATGTTCTCAGCCAATGGAGAGTCATGTGAAG ACATTGACGAATGTGAGTCAGGGAGGCACACATGTGCTAATGACACCGTGTGCTTCAACGTGGATGGCGGTTTTGACTGCCGGTGTCCACACGGCAAGAACTGCACGGGCGACTGCGCACATGATGGGAAAGTTAAGCACAACGGGCAGATCTGGGTGCTGGATGACGACAGGTGCTCGGTCTGCTCCTGCCGG TCGGGGTTAGTGACGTGTAGGCGAATGGTGTGCGACTGTGAGAATCCCACAGTGGATGTGATGTGCTGTCCTGAATGCGATCCTCGCCTGAGCTCCCAGTGCTTGCACCAGAATGGTCTGTTAGCTTACAGCAATGGAGAAACCTGGGTGGAGAACTGCCAGCAGTGTCAGTGCATG cgCGGAGAGGTGGACTGTTGGCCCGTGCCGTGTTCTCCGGTGCCTGACTGTGAGTTTACAGTGGTTCCCGAGGGCGAGTGCTGTCCGCGCTGTGTCATCGACCCCTGCCTGGCCGACACTGTCCGAAACGATATGACCAAGACCTGCGTGGACGAGTACGGAATCACTCGCTTCAGCGGCTCCGCTTGGACCAAACACGGCACAGAATGTTCCATGTGCCAGTGCAAG AACGGTCACATCTGTTGCTCTGTCGATCCTCTGTGCCTCTAA